Within Bremerella sp. JC817, the genomic segment CGCGAAGCATTCTGGAACGTCGCTTCCGGAAGTTTATCGGTCGCAGCCCGCAGGCCGAAATTCGCAACGTGCAGCTGAAACGAGTGAAACAACTACTACGCGAAACCGACCTCCCGCTCGAACGAATCGCCGGCCTCTCGGGCTACGATCACCCGGAATATATGAGCGTGGTCTTCAAACGTGAACTGGGCCAAACACCAGGCCAGTACCGCACCCAGAATGTGAAAGGTGCCTCGCGGCGGTTCCGCTAAGCATCGCAAATCTAGAAATAGTCCACGGCCAGTTCTTGCCGAACTGGCCGTTTTGATTTCGAATCGCATCTTCTTCCAATTACCTGCGGCTCCGCACCACGACGTTGACCATAGGCCAGCGGATTACTAGATTTGTCGGTACGCCAATGCCTGGTGATCGTGGCGCATCTACCACCCTGAAGGTTCGTACCATGCCTCGCTTGTTCCTGCTTGCCATCGCTGCCCTCTTGTCTCTTGCAGGCTGGTCCCAGGCTCAAGAGAAGCCAGCAACCACCAGCGTGAAGCCGGGCATCAACGACTCTTTCCTCGATCCCAATCTCGACGTCGAGCAATGGGTGAATCGCTTCGAGGTCGAAAGCCGCGAAGTCTTTCTCGCCAAGGACGAAATCGTCGAACGCTTAAAGCTGAGCCCTGGCGACCGGATCGCCGACATCGGCACCGGAACCGGTCTGTTCGTCGAACCGTTCTCGAAAGCAGTCGGCGACCAGGGCTGGGTCTATGCCCTCGACATCGCCCCCAAGTTTGTCGAACGTGTCGAGAAGCTGGCCGAAGCGCGGAAGCTCACGAACATCACGCCCGTCTTATGTGGTCAGAACGACATTCGCCTTGCCCCAGGCTCCATCAACGTTGCCTTCATTTGCGACGTCTATCATCATTTCGAGTACCCGGCCGCATCGCTCGCTTCGATCCATAAAGCCATGAGCCCCGGTGGCAAGCTGGTTGTCATCGACTTCAATCGCATTCCTGGCGAATCACGAGAATGGACTTTGAACCACGTCCGCGCCGGCAAAGAGGTCTTTCGAGAAGAGATCGAAAAAGCAGGCTTCCGTTTCATGGGCGAAGTCGAAGTCCCGTCGTTCAAGGAAAACTATTTCCTTCAATTCGAACGCCGATAGCCCTCATCCGAGACTCGCAGACGGCAAACGCGACCTCTTCGCAATTGCCCCAGAAAGGGTCTTTTCGTTACGTAACAGCACGGCCCCCTCTCTATGGGAAGCCTGACACTTCCCCACGTGTTTCCCCACTAAAAGGCATGTTTTGCTGCTTAACGGGGGACTCTTGCTCGCTGGACAATCGTCCAGGCGTGCCCTTGTATAATTTAAATTCCGGAAATAAAATCCCTTCTCCTTTCCTTCCTCGTTTTCATTCCTAAATCTCCCCCGGATCCCCCAAATGTCCCAGCCCCAGCGCTCGGGGTTCACCTTGGTTGAACTCCTGGTCGTCATTGCCATTATTGGTGTCTTGATTGCTCTCCTGTTGCCTGCCGTGCAGCAAGCCCGCGAAGCCGCTCGTCGCATGAGCTGCTCGAACAACTTCAAGCAACTAGGCTTGGCGTTCCACAACTATCACGATACGTACCAAACATTTCCCACCTACGTTATTCGTGCAGGTGACCCTGCGGCTTCGCATTGGAAAGGCTACAGCGGCCTGACTTCAATCCTGCCTTTCATCGAGCAGGACAATCTTCGTGAACAAATCCGTTCGGCGTCCAACAACTTCTACTTGTCGAACGAAGACAATGCCGTCCATCCTCGTCATCGCCTAACGCGTGTTAACGCGTTCCTTTGTCCTTCCGACAGCGACTTCCCCGACACCAACTTCCAGGGCAACACCAACTACGCGATGTCGGCTGGCTCGAACCTTGGCTGGGACGTCTCGGTGGATCAGCAGAACGGTGCCTTCCGTCGTGACCAAGCCACGAACTTCGCCAGCATGACCGACGGCACGTCGAACACGATCATGCTGGGCGAGATCCTCAAGGGCAACAACAGCAGCTCGTCCTACAAATACGATCAGGTCGTGGTGCGAGGCCAAAGCTGGGGCGGTTCGTTCCTGTCGACTTCCCAGGGTGCCATCACCCAAGCAACCGTCGATGGCTACGGTTCGACCTGTGCCTCGAACAACAGTTCGCTTTCGGTCATCCCAGGCCGCGAGTGGATTCGTGGTGTGAACTACATGGCAGTCTTTACCACGTTGGCTCCACCCAACTGGAAGTATCCCGCATGCCAGGCCTGCTCGGTCTGTGGTGCCAGCGACAGCCGCGGGGTGTTCCCAGCTCGTAGCCGTCATCCAGGTGGAGCAATGCACGGGCTGTGCGATGGTTCGGTCAGCTTCATTGCTGAAACCACGGACTACACCACCTACCACGCGCTTGGCTCACGAAGTGGTGGCGAAACGGTCACGCTTCCTTAATTGGTGCCCGTTCGCGTCATTCTCACTTCCAGCCCTTCACTTTGAAGACACTCGCCATGAAGTTTATGCCTTGTATCGTTATTACGCTGGGATTGGCAGGCATCGGCTTGGTCGGCTGCTCGGAGAATGCTCCGGTTACCGTGACGCCGCCGCCAGCAATCAAGACACTCGAAGTTGCCTTAGACGAGATCAATAAGGCTGGGGAGATGGGCAGCATCGCTGACGAACTGCCTCGCCTGGTGGAAGAGATCAAAGCGGCCGATCCCGATAAAGGTTCGGCTCTCCAGAAAGATCTCGATGAATTGTTGGCTGCACGCGGCAGCGCTGCAGTTCGAGCGAAGGCAAAAGCGATGTCGACCACGCTGACGAAGTGACGCCTGCGTTTCGCCAAGTTACGATCGCTAAAACAAAAGCCCGACTGAAGTGGATCGCTTGAGTCGGGCTCTTTGGTTTCGAATGTCGAGAAGCGGCTAGACCTTCGATGCTTCCACGATGCTGATTTCGGAATCGGTTGGGATGACTCGCTCGAGTCGGAAGCCTGCTTTGGCAAGGAGTTCCTGGTATTCGGCCTCGGTTCGTTCTTTGCCCCCTGGGATCAGCATCATCACGATATCGAGCAGCTTGCCGCCGAAGGGCTCGTTGCCGGCCGGGATGACACTTTCGACGATCAGCAACTTGGCGTCGTCCGGCATGGCGGCATGGCAACACTGAAGGATCGTCAAGCAGCTTTCGTCATCCCAGTCGTGAATGATGTGCCGCATGATATAGGCATCAGCCCCCGCAGGTACCGACTCGAAGAAGTTGCCCCCCACGCGCTGACAGCGATCGGCCAGGTCAGCGTCGGTGAAGAGCGATTCGGCCCGCTCGATGACGTGAGGTAGATCGAACAGAATCCCTTTCATGTCAGGCGAGTGCTTCAGAATCGCTCGAATCTGCGAACCATTCCCGCCGCCAATATCGGCCAGCAAGCCGAACTGCGAGAAGTCGTAAACGTTCAACAACGCATCCACTTCCCGGCCATGGATACCGACCATCGCGGCGTCAAAGATCTTCGCCTTGCTGGGGTTCTCGCTTAGATATTGAAAGAAAGGCTTGCCGTAGACCTGGTCGAAAGCGGTCTTGCCGGTTCGCACGCTGTACTCGATTTCAGTCCAAGTCCGAAACTGTTCGTCGCCCGTCATTAAGGCCAAGGCATACTTAGATCCCGGCACATCTTTACGTAGCGGTTCTGCCGAGGGTGTTAACGCGAAGTGCCGCGGATCGGTTTCTGCGAAGATCCCAACACTCGCCAGTCCTCGCAGCGCACGGTAGAGCGCATCGGCATTCGCGGAACTTGCTTCCGCCAGATCTTCCACCGAACGGGGACCATCTTTCAGCAGGTCGGCGATCTCGAGTCGAGCGGCGACATAGATCAACTGCGAGACCCAATAGCCGGTAATCAAACGATCCAATTGCAATTCGTGCGACATAATGCCCTTGCTGTGCCGGAACATACCTCTGGGGGAAATTCCGCTGCCCGAACGAGCGGGCACGGATAAGTCCGAATTTTGGCAAATCGATCGGCATATTCAATCTGGCTAGCAGGTGTTTTCGTCGATTTTCTTTCTGCAGATCTTCGCCTACAACGCCCCCGTTTAAACGGCGACGAAGCAACCTTTCAGTAAGTCGACTTTTCCCCGCAGAACCGCGGCATTTCGTTTCGCCCCTGCGGTTAGCTCCAATAAACTGAAGGCAGACATTATGCCCCGTTCCCTCATGCTTTCCTTTTGACTTCAGCTCTACCGATGATCACCTACGCTTCGATCACTGCTCGTTGGGTCGCGATCTTCACCACGGTTGTCGTGATGACCGGCTGTGCCCAGTTCCAACATCCCTTGTCTCCCTTGGAGGAAGCCAAGGTCGACCCCGATTTGCTCGGAACCTGGGTGGTCCAATACCAAGATGAGAATGGCGTCGAACTGGAAGCCTACATCCACATCGGCGAAGCCGGCGTACTCGATCCTGACGACAAAGACAGGAACGTTCGTATCGAGAACCGGCAAGATCGCCAGGCACCATTCCCCTATAAAGGTCTGACGCGGATCGTGTGCGTTTCTTACGAAGCCGAGGGCAAGCTGAAATCGGAAAGCTGGCTCGCCTTTCCAACCACGATTGGCAAACAACGGTTCGCGAGTGTCCCGATGTCTCAAGATGGCAAGGTGGTCTCGTACTATTTCTGGCGCTACGAGGTTAGCAACGATCAGTTGAAGATCTGGACCGATACAGTCGACGAGAAAGTCGACTCCCTGCTCGAGAAGCAACGCCTGACGCGAACTGACTCACTGATTACGAACGACACGGCGAGTTTACGAAAATTATTGGAAGAAAACGGCGGCGACATCCTCTTTGCCGAAGCTCCTTCTAACACCCTCAAGCGGCTGAAGAAATCGAACTAGCGGCATGGTTATTTCGGCCGAAGCTGCCCAGCAAGTTCGCATTTTTTCAAAGCCTGCCTAGGCGGCGCGCCGCGACGTGCCACTGGACTGGACAGCTCCGCTTTCGTGAGCAAAGCGTGACCGCATAAGTTATTGGCATTTGCTAGAGATTTCTTGCAGCACTCCCCTCGCATGCCAAGTTGTAACATTCGGTTTTTGTCATATTTCGGCAAACCTTTTAGTGATTGAGTCCTAACTCAAATGCATCGCGATCGCTTGCGCCGCTGTGCTTAAACGAGCACCGGTAAGGCGGCATGCTGGTTGCCTCTCTTTCGACGAAACCGGAAAGGCTTGCTCTGCCTCTTGAGCGAGTTCTTTCTTCCGTGCGGCATTGTCTCCTCTTCATCGCCGCACACTCGTCATTCGATTCGCACTTTCGTTGGGAGCCTGATGAATGCAGAACGAAATCCGAACAGACCACGCGCGTCGGTCTGGTTTTACCCTCGTCGAACTGTTGGTGGTCATTGCGATCATCGGCGTACTGATCGCCTTACTCTTGCCAGCGGTGCAACAAGCACGCGAAGCAGCGCGGCGTATGTCTTGCACGAACAACCTGAAGCAGCTTGGCTTGGCCGTGCACAACTATCACGACAGCTTCGGTAGCTTTCCGCCGGGAGGTATGACTTACTTTAACTCTGGCGGCAATGGCGACGGCAACGCCTCGGGCTGGGCGCTCCATTTGTTCCCTTTCCTCGAGCAAGACAACCTCTACGAAGCCCTGAAACCAGGGACCATTCGCCTCGACGAAGCGGTTACCGAAGGCAGCAGCGTCAACGGTGCCAGCGGTCGCCAATTGATTGACCTGATGCGTAATCCACTATCGGCGATGGTCTGCCCATCCGATGCTGGCGACGAAATCTTGCAGCCCATCCAAGGGAACGTTGGCCTGCTGAACGACACCAGTGGATCGGCAACGAACAACCCTAATAACAACCCGGCCAAAGGGAACTACGCCGCAGTCGCAGGGTCGCAGCGCTACACCTGGACAGCGTACTGGGCACCGCCGATTGGTGGTGGCGGCAAGACCAACTTCAATGGTGTGTTTGGCTTGGATGCGGTCGTGAAATTTGCTGACATCACCGATGGCACCAGCAATACGCTGATGATCGGCGAACGGGTTACCTGGCTGAAGGAGCCAGATGGGTACGACGCCCCCGACGACGACGACTCGACCCCAGGCGGAAAATGCCCCTGCGTGGGAACGAACCCGTATGGCTTTTCGTACGACGGCGGTTATTTGTGGGACTCGGCCAACGTGCTTGGTTCGGTCGCCTATCCGCTGAATAGCCCCCTCTACACGTTCTGGTGCCGCTCCGGTTTCAACAGCCATCATCCAGGCGGCGTTCAATTCGTTTACTGCGACGGTTCGGTCCACTTCATTCCTGACACCGTCGATCACAAGCCAGACGAAGTGCACGACAACACGGTGCTCGAAAACCTGGCCAACCGTTCCGACGGCTTCATCCCAAGAGCATCGTTCTAGGCCAGCTTTTCAAACGCAAAGGAATTTCCAGATTCAGGGACATGATGATCATGCGAAATCTTAGTTACGGGCTGATACTCGCGGCCATGATGCTTGGCAGCGGGTGCACTAGCTCGGTCCCCAGCAACGTCGCAGAGGTTACTGGGTTGGTCACGGTCGATGGCAAGCCAGCGGCAGAAGCGATGGTCAGCTTCTCGCCGACTGGCGGAGGCCGCACGTCGTTTGGCTTGACCGATGACAAGGGGCAGTACCGATTGATCTATACCAACGATATCCGCGGGGCGATCATCGGTGACCATATGGTCTCGATCAGCAACACGCCTCCGCCCGGCAAGCCAAGTCCGGCCGTTCTGGTCCCCGCCAAGTTTGGCAAGCCAGGCAGCCTGACAGCCAACGTCGAACAAGGCAGCCGAAACGAAATCAACTTCGAACTTGTTTCCAAATGAGGCAGGTATCTCCCTACCTCCAAAGCACCGGGTCTATCTGTTCTGGATAGGTCTGGTGTTTTGGTTTTTCACGTTCGCAGCGCGAACCTTATCAGCGACAGCTTCCTCTACCCTTACGACGCTGATGCCGACCGGCCAGGCGGTTGCCTGCAAAGCAACTTCAAGTGGGTTCGACTCCCACCGACGTTTCTGACCGATCAACTGCCAGCTCGGACTACATCTTACTAGGGTTGAGTTTCCGTCTGAGTGTATCCCTCGTTGATCGATCTTTTTACGTGGCTTCGGCTGCCAGTGCTTTTGTTCTTCGTGAAGCACGCCACCCAAGAATGCCACCGGCAAAGAAGACTCCCAGCGAGTCAATCAGTACGTCGGTGACGGTGCCATAACGATCGGGCACAAACGTTTGATGCCACTCGTCTCCGGCGGCGTACAGAATGCAAACGATCATGGCTGCGTTGATCGCAATGCGAGTCGATAGCCAGCCAGTGGCCCGAAACGCCCAGCTAACCAGCCAGGTTAAGACTGCGAATTCGGTGAAGTGCCATCCTTTCACGATCGTGAACCACCAGATTCCCCAGAAAACACGAAACTCGTACATCGCTGCCGTGTCGAGATTCAGAAACTCTTGGATCCGCCGAAAGAACTCCTCAGGCCGGATGACATAGCACGACGTCGCAAAGATTGCCGCCGCCCAGAACAGGGCCAGCAGCAAGATCAGCCGTGTCCCCAGCGACCACTTTGGGCTGGCATTTGGTTCACTTTCCATCCGGCCCGGTCCCTTTCTCAACGCGAGGATGGCACTGCGTGCATCTGTGTTGGGGATCGACTATCATCATGCGTAGTCCTTCCCTACCCTGCACTCCTGCTC encodes:
- a CDS encoding DUF1559 domain-containing protein, producing the protein MSQPQRSGFTLVELLVVIAIIGVLIALLLPAVQQAREAARRMSCSNNFKQLGLAFHNYHDTYQTFPTYVIRAGDPAASHWKGYSGLTSILPFIEQDNLREQIRSASNNFYLSNEDNAVHPRHRLTRVNAFLCPSDSDFPDTNFQGNTNYAMSAGSNLGWDVSVDQQNGAFRRDQATNFASMTDGTSNTIMLGEILKGNNSSSSYKYDQVVVRGQSWGGSFLSTSQGAITQATVDGYGSTCASNNSSLSVIPGREWIRGVNYMAVFTTLAPPNWKYPACQACSVCGASDSRGVFPARSRHPGGAMHGLCDGSVSFIAETTDYTTYHALGSRSGGETVTLP
- a CDS encoding VanZ family protein, with the protein product MESEPNASPKWSLGTRLILLLALFWAAAIFATSCYVIRPEEFFRRIQEFLNLDTAAMYEFRVFWGIWWFTIVKGWHFTEFAVLTWLVSWAFRATGWLSTRIAINAAMIVCILYAAGDEWHQTFVPDRYGTVTDVLIDSLGVFFAGGILGWRASRRTKALAAEAT
- a CDS encoding DUF1559 domain-containing protein; this translates as MQNEIRTDHARRSGFTLVELLVVIAIIGVLIALLLPAVQQAREAARRMSCTNNLKQLGLAVHNYHDSFGSFPPGGMTYFNSGGNGDGNASGWALHLFPFLEQDNLYEALKPGTIRLDEAVTEGSSVNGASGRQLIDLMRNPLSAMVCPSDAGDEILQPIQGNVGLLNDTSGSATNNPNNNPAKGNYAAVAGSQRYTWTAYWAPPIGGGGKTNFNGVFGLDAVVKFADITDGTSNTLMIGERVTWLKEPDGYDAPDDDDSTPGGKCPCVGTNPYGFSYDGGYLWDSANVLGSVAYPLNSPLYTFWCRSGFNSHHPGGVQFVYCDGSVHFIPDTVDHKPDEVHDNTVLENLANRSDGFIPRASF
- a CDS encoding carboxypeptidase regulatory-like domain-containing protein, which gives rise to MRNLSYGLILAAMMLGSGCTSSVPSNVAEVTGLVTVDGKPAAEAMVSFSPTGGGRTSFGLTDDKGQYRLIYTNDIRGAIIGDHMVSISNTPPPGKPSPAVLVPAKFGKPGSLTANVEQGSRNEINFELVSK
- a CDS encoding methyltransferase, with the translated sequence MSHELQLDRLITGYWVSQLIYVAARLEIADLLKDGPRSVEDLAEASSANADALYRALRGLASVGIFAETDPRHFALTPSAEPLRKDVPGSKYALALMTGDEQFRTWTEIEYSVRTGKTAFDQVYGKPFFQYLSENPSKAKIFDAAMVGIHGREVDALLNVYDFSQFGLLADIGGGNGSQIRAILKHSPDMKGILFDLPHVIERAESLFTDADLADRCQRVGGNFFESVPAGADAYIMRHIIHDWDDESCLTILQCCHAAMPDDAKLLIVESVIPAGNEPFGGKLLDIVMMLIPGGKERTEAEYQELLAKAGFRLERVIPTDSEISIVEASKV
- a CDS encoding methyltransferase domain-containing protein, whose product is MPRLFLLAIAALLSLAGWSQAQEKPATTSVKPGINDSFLDPNLDVEQWVNRFEVESREVFLAKDEIVERLKLSPGDRIADIGTGTGLFVEPFSKAVGDQGWVYALDIAPKFVERVEKLAEARKLTNITPVLCGQNDIRLAPGSINVAFICDVYHHFEYPAASLASIHKAMSPGGKLVVIDFNRIPGESREWTLNHVRAGKEVFREEIEKAGFRFMGEVEVPSFKENYFLQFERR